The Penaeus vannamei isolate JL-2024 chromosome 16, ASM4276789v1, whole genome shotgun sequence genome includes a window with the following:
- the LOC113806350 gene encoding compound eye opsin BCRH1-like produces the protein MVFANTSGPHAEAYTGQVVFGYPEGVTVVDLVPENIRHMIHPHWNNYPPVNPMWHYVLGCIYIILGCLSFFGNGLVILLYLKNKFLRTPSNQLVLNLAISDFLMLMTQFPFFTYNCFSGGVWMFSETFCELYAFFGAITGIASIWTLSFISYDRYNVIVKGVSGTPLTSGRATLFVLFAWIYAIAWSLPPFFGWGKYIPEGILDSCSFDYLTRDDNLRSYGISIFVFDFCVPLFTIVFSYISIVKAIFAHEAAMREQAKKMNVSNLRSNQEAQAQSAEVRIAKVACTNVALWVVCWTPYAAIVVQGLFFNQGPITPLVTMLPALLAKSSACYNPMVYAINHPKFRLALQKQMPWFCIHENNETSSSQSADTKSVETKEAKEDA, from the exons ATGGTGTTCGCCAACACTTCCGGTCCTCATGCAGAGGCCTACACTGGTCAGGTTGTCTTCGGGTATCCTGAAGGTGTCACCGTGGTGGACCTTGTGCCAGAGAACATCCGGCACATGATCCACCCTCATTGGAACAACTACCCTCCGGTCAACCCCATGTGGCACTATGTGCTCGGTTGCATCTACATCATCCTgggctgtctctccttcttcg GCAATGGGCTGGTCATCCTGCTCTACCTGAAGAACAAGTTCCTGCGGACGCCTTCCAATCAGCTGGTCCTCAACCTGGCCATCAGTGACTTCCTCATGCTGATGACGCAGTTCCCCTTCTTCACCTACAACTGTTTCAGCGGAGGAGTGTGGATGTTCAGTGAGACCTTCTGCGAGCTGTACGCCTTCTTCG GGGCCATCACCGGCATCGCATCCATCTGGACGCTGTCCTTCATCTCCTACGACAGGTACAACGTGATCGTGAAGGGTGTGAGTGGAACGCCCTTGACCTCTGGAAGGGCcaccctcttcgtcctcttcgccTGGATCTACGCCATCGCATGGTCACTGCCTCCCTTCTTCGGCTGGGGAAAGTACATTCCTGAGG GTATCCTGGACTCCTGCTCCTTCGATTACCTTACCCGCGATGACAACCTTCGATCCTACGGAATCAGCATCTTCGTCTTCGACTTCTGTGTGCCTCTCTTCACCATCGTCTTCTCTTACATTTCCATCGTGAAGGCTATCTTCGCCCACGAGGCCGCCATGAGGGAGCAGGCCAAGAAGATGAACGTGTCCAACCTCAGGTCAAACCAG GAAGCCCAAGCTCAGTCTGCTGAGGTGCGCATTGCCAAGGTTGCTTGCACCAACGTGGCTCTCTGGGTGGTCTGCTGGACTCCCTATGCCGCCATCGTCGTCCAG GGCCTGTTCTTCAACCAGGGCCCCATCACGCCTCTCGTGACCATGCTGCCCGCCCTCCTGGCAAAGTCTTCCGCCTGCTACAACCCCATGGTCTATGCCATCAACCATCCTAAGTTCAGATTG GCCCTGCAGAAGCAGATGCCTTGGTTCTGCATTCACGAGAACAACGAGACGTCCTCCTCCCAGTCTGCCGACACCAAGTCCGTCGAGACGAAAGAAGCCAAGGAAGATGCTTAG
- the LOC113806349 gene encoding compound eye opsin BCRH1 has protein sequence MVFANASGPHAEAYTGQVVFGYPEGVTVVDLVPENIRHMIHPHWNNYPPVNPMWHYVLGCIYIILGCLSFFGNGLVILLYLKNKFLRTPSNQLVLNLAISDFLMLMTQFPFFTYNCFSGGVWMFSETFCELYAFFGAITGIASIWTLSFISYDRYNVIVKGVSGTPLTSGRATLFVLFAWIYAIAWSLPPFFGWGKYIPEGILDSCSFDYLTRDDNLRSYGISIFVFDFCVPLFTIVFSYISIVKAIFAHEAAMREQAKKMNVSNLRSNQEAQAQSAEVRIAKVACTNVALWVVCWTPYAAIVVQGLFFNQGPITPLVTMLPALLAKSSACYNPMVYAINHPKFRLALQKQMPWFCIHENNETSSSQSADTKSVETKEAKEDA, from the exons CTACACCGGTCAGGTTGTCTTCGGGTATCCTGAAGGTGTCACCGTGGTGGACCTTGTGCCAGAGAACATCCGGCACATGATCCACCCTCACTGGAACAACTACCCTCCGGTCAACCCCATGTGGCACTATGTGCTCGGTTGCATCTACATCATCCTgggctgtctctccttcttcg GCAATGGGCTGGTCATCCTGCTCTACCTGAAGAACAAGTTCCTGCGGACGCCTTCCAATCAGCTGGTCCTCAACCTGGCCATCAGTGACTTCCTCATGCTGATGACGCAGTTCCCCTTCTTCACCTACAACTGTTTCAGCGGAGGAGTGTGGATGTTCAGTGAGACCTTCTGCGAGCTGTACGCCTTCTTCG GGGCCATCACCGGCATCGCATCCATCTGGACGCTGTCCTTCATCTCCTACGACAGGTACAACGTGATCGTGAAGGGTGTGAGTGGAACGCCCTTGACCTCTGGAAGGGCcaccctcttcgtcctcttcgccTGGATCTACGCCATCGCATGGTCGCTGCCTCCCTTCTTCGGCTGGGGAAAGTACATTCCTGAGG GTATCCTGGACTCCTGCTCCTTCGATTACCTCACCCGCGATGACAACCTTCGATCCTACGGAATCAGCATCTTCGTCTTCGACTTCTGCGTGCCTCTCTTCACCATCGTCTTCTCTTACATTTCCATCGTGAAGGCTATCTTCGCCCACGAGGCCGCCATGAGGGAGCAGGCCAAGAAGATGAATGTGTCCAACCTCAGGTCAAACCAG GAAGCCCAAGCTCAGTCTGCTGAGGTGCGCATTGCCAAGGTTGCTTGCACCAACGTGGCTCTCTGGGTGGTCTGCTGGACTCCCTATGCCGCCATCGTCGTCCAG gGCCTGTTCTTCAATCAGGGCCCCATCACGCCTCTCGTGACCATGCTGCCCGCCCTCCTGGCAAAGTCTTCCGCCTGCTACAACCCCATGGTCTATGCCATCAACCATCCTAAGTTCAGATTG GCCCTGCAGAAGCAGATGCCTTGGTTCTGCATTCACGAGAACAACGAGACGTCCTCCTCCCAGTCTGCCGACACCAAGTCCGTCGAGACGAAAGAAGCCAAGGAAGATGCTTAG